From the genome of Mixophyes fleayi isolate aMixFle1 chromosome 2, aMixFle1.hap1, whole genome shotgun sequence, one region includes:
- the LOC142139899 gene encoding uncharacterized protein LOC142139899, producing MSREHRENLSEQVHLDVEDISSGEEWQHETEERERAQERRRQRFLKKVAFRPSQQSTVAEEDDGDDPEEGGSNITRAPRFSEQQNNILVDTIVTNYDVLYGKRAHVTSHQQRNQIWRQISDKVTSCGQVPKSIEHCRKRFRDCKRIVKKKMAASKRHAKGTGGGKPANITMKPWEVRLSEVLDPVLVEGVEGAVDTEEPSTYLSEEPTSKRPSKKSSKGRPDTAASQVAVD from the exons ATGTCTAGGGAGCATAGGGAAAATCTTTCTGAACAGGTACACCTGGATGTAGAAGATATCAGCAGTGGAGAAGAGTGGCAGCATGAAACAGAAGAAAGAGAGCGAgcacaagaaagaagaagacagagattcCTTAAAAAAGTGGCTTTCAGACCCTCGCAGCAATCTACAGTGGCTGaagaagatgatggtgatgatcctgAGGAAGGTGGTAGTAACATCACCAGAGCACCTCGTTTCTCTGAGCAGCAGAACAACATCCTGGTGGACACGATAGTAACAAACTATGATGTACTTTATGGTAAACGGGCACATGTCACAAGTCATCAGCAGAGGAACCAGATCTGGCGTCAGATCTCTGACAAGGTGACTTCTTGTGGGCAAGTTCCAAAATCTATTGAGCATTGCAGGAAACGTTTCCGGGACTGTAAGCGGATTGTAAAGAAGAAGATGGCTGCGTCCAAGAGGCATGCAAAAGGAACTGGTGGTGGGAAACCTGCAAATATCACCATGAAACCCTGGGAAGTGAGGCTGTCTGAGGTCCTGGATCCTGTACTCGTGGAAGGTGTGGAAGGTGCTGTGGACACAGAGgaaccttcaacatatttatcagaag AGCCAACTTCCAAGCGGCCATCTAAGAAAAGCTCAAAAGGACGTCCTGACACAGCTGCCAGCCAAgttg CTGTCGATTGA